The genomic region aaacagcatagtattggaataaaaacatactcagatcagtggaatagagttgggtattcaaagaatgttcctaatatacacaatcaattaatttttgataaagggacaacaaattcaaaatggagcaaggatagcctcttcaacacatggtgttggcacaattggttagtcacatgcaaaaaggCGATtgcagacccacagctaacactctgcccaaaggtcaaatccaaatggattgaaatcttggtatcaggtctgaaaccataaggtatatagaaaaaacacATAGACAAAGCACTCCCTGTCattaaaactaaaagcattttcaaggagaaaacagcactctccaaaatagtggaagcagagataaacagatgtaaatatattaagctgagaagcttctgcacctcaaagaaaatattgccTAGGAAACAAAAGActtccacagaatgggagaaactgttcactcaatacccatcagataagaggctaatatcaaaaatataaaagttattgacaaaactcaacaaggaaaaaatatctaacctatcaaaaatggggagaagaaatgagcaggcacttcctcaaagaagaaattcaaatggccaaatgacacatgaaaaaatgctccacagcactaataatcagggagatgcaaatcaaagcaaaatgaggtaccacctcacaccacagagactggaacacatcacaaagaataagaacaattagtgttcccatatgatccagttatcccactcctagggacataccctaggaacacaaaaatataatacaaaagtcacttcctcacacctatattcattgcagcactattaacaatagccagacactgcaaagcaccaagttgcccttcaacagatgaatggctgaagaaactgtggtacatctgcacaatggattattatgtaggcgtcaggagagatgaagtcataaaatttttctatacatgtattacatggaatctattatgctgagtttttgaaataagtcagaaagagagagatagacacagaatagtcccactcatctatgggtttaaaaaaaaacttaacgacatcattgtaataatactcagagacaatagtgatgagggccagaaggaccagctcacaaagagtggtatgtacacttaggaaaataaatatattaacaactatcatgaataTCTTAATTAGTGAGATGAATAGAATGCCTttgtcgaatacaggcaggggtggggtagaaCAAAgctggggcattggtgatgggggtgttatgTTTATGATTgatatccaactacaatcatgcttgtaatcgtggtgcataaataaagaattaaacaaaggaaaattaaatgGAGTAATTTTGTTCTCGATTAAATCCTTCAATACTGAACACACTcgtattttcttagaaaaaagaTTGCATTACCTTCTATATACTTAATATACAAGAAATCAATATTGTTTATACTATATGTGCTTCTACACTATAAtgtgtttctttttcaaatactttttaaatttttaaactatCAAATAGATTTTATACTaacaattaaaacattttgtcctggtgccattttaatccatcattTGGGGAGGGACATGCCTAGTTGCATTCTGTGATTATCCCTAATTCTGtgatcaggtatcactcctggttggaTTTTGTGGGTAGCATGtggtactaaaaataaaatatgtgtttgttGTAAAAGAACccctttacccactatactatatctctggccctgatcaagttgtttaaataatcaaagttttaaaatttatgataaaaGGACCCATTTtaagagataaacaaatattGTACCTCATTATTTATAacagttatataaataataaattgaagtttttaaaaataaagagaactgaTGCTGGTGAGTTGAGGTCTGATGTATTTATAACTTTAATTTGGAATAAAATTctcagaaattttttatttcttatcattttatagtataattgaattaatttcactttaattaaaattataatataatatctaaGTTGATACTGACtacagagaaagataaaaaataaaattattttattggattGAGATAACAAAGAAATTTGTGAAATgtataaaaaattatacactttaCCCTTGGAAATCACTGTCAAAGTCAAATAATAGTATAGACCAATGTAGATGACATGTTAAATTAGGAATTGTCATCAAGTAAATAATCATtctaagaaattttaataaaatataaaataaaatcttggtcAAAGAAATTTAAAGCTGCTAGGAAATATAACATGTTGATACAGAGCATTCCATCAGTTGAAGATTTTATAGACAATGTATatacaaagaatattttttcataagaAACATTTCCACACAAAATGGAAGTACATTCATATACAGTCTTAATAAGGAAAAACTCCTATAGAAAATCTTCATGTAGTTTACAAAAATACAGCAGCTTGTTTCCAAAAATTTCACCTTCAATAGATGAaactgttattttatatataactgtaACAATTGGTTGAGTTTTTTGAGAACacggaaatattttatattggatTCAATCCTAGGAAACTGAAACCTtacaggagtgatatttgagagTAGTCAGGTGTAAAAAATGCTGAATGTTacacaataatttctttaaaatgaaatgtaaacctaatacattctaaaatttattttgtacataAAAATACTATTAAGAAATCTTGATGTGACATTCTGGATGACAGATATCTAAATTTAATAGAGTTTTAGTTTCATTCAAAAAAACCCAGAACAATCTCTTAAATGTTCACTTGAAATATATCATGTTAATGAATTTAATAACTTATGAATACCATATAATGAATTGTCTCCAGTTATAATGGATATAAATATTTTCcgtttccaattttttgagaaatattaatttaattaattatggAGCTAAATAAACGAGTAGAGTACATATGCATAATCATAAACATAGTGTTAGAAATATATGCAAAGTTAATATTGACTCTCAAAGAATTTTTGTTCCtgtgatttattttgatttgtttttaaggGAGTTTACAAAATGACTTGGATAAGTTAGCATTAATATAGAAGTTCAAAATgagacaatataataaaataaaataaaagcataaagacAGTCATTGAAATCTGTGCTTAATTCCTTGAAAGAAGTTTTTTGACTAAATCATTTAATGCTTGTATTACTTGTTGGTTCCTCAAGGAGTAAATAAATGGGTTTATCATAGGGGATATGGAAGTAACTAACAATATGATTCCCTTATTAAGATTCATTTCATCTTTTGTTGTAGGTTTAATATAGATAAAGATAAGGCTGCCATAAGTTATGGAAACCACAATCATGTGAGAGGAACAAGTAGAAAAtgccttttgtctttgttttgcagAAGGGAATCGAAGGATAGTTTGAATAATACAAGTGTAGGACCATACCACAAACATGAGTGTGACAATGAGTATAAATGCAGCACAAATAATAATTAACTTCTCTATAAAGTTTGTATCTGAGCATGAAATACTTATAATAGCATTAGCATCACAAGCAAAGTGGTCAATGACATTACAATCACAAAATTCTAGTCCCATTACCAAGCTAACAAGTGGAACTAAGATTAGTATTGTAATCACCCAACAGAAGGAGAGAAGTTGTTGACAGAGACGGTGGTTCATGATTGTCATGTAGTGAAGAGGCTTACAGATGGCTACATATCGATCATAGGACATAGTGGCCAAGAGGAAAAATTCTGTCACACCAAAGAGATATGCAAAAAATAATTGACATGCGCAAGCATAAAAGTTAATTGTTCGATCACCTGTTGCTAGACTATATAAGAATTGAGGAATGGCAACAGAAGTGAATAACATTTCTAAGAAGgaaaaatttttcagaaaatagtACATGGGAGTTTTGAGGCGGGCATCCACTGTTGTGAGAAGGATGATAATTAGGTTTCCTGTAATACTCAGCATGTAGGCAATAAGTAGAAATACAAAAAGCAGAATCTGCATTTGTGGGTCATCAGTCAGTCCCAGAAGAATGAACGTGGTTATTGCTGTGTGATTTCTCATCCCTGGCTTCTGATTTCTAAATCTATGtataaaccataaaaataataggaagaagaaaaataccaTTCCTTTTAGATGGATTTTGGTTAGAAAAgttaagtaatatttatatttttaaaatagcaaatgCCTACTTTTAAACAATTCATACTCTGATCTTTTAAATTCAATTAGATTACAATCTTAGTTTTATTAATAATGAGCACAaatctaattaaaattataatgtataTGAGTAATATGAATAAACATATGTACTGTGTAATTAATTAATCAAGATACTCATAAAACTTTTTACTTtccattttatctatattttatttttaattttgacagCTAACCTTTAATACTCCATTtgtcttgattattttttaataattctcattaaaatagcattaacTTGAAATTTGTGTTATGATTTATATTTAGCCAAAATACataatttgaaaaagaattctTTCTTTATAATTCATTAATCAACAATATAACCTATTGTAATTAGATATCTTTTTCTCAGCattcaaaaatatacttaaaaagtcACTTTACATTTAATAAATTAGTGCACATATAACTTTCTGCAGGAGACCTGGCATAAATCCATTAATGTCTATTTTCTTCAGAGAAATTTTTTATACAGAAATATGAATTTCTCTATTTAGTTTTCTTGCcaatatttcaatttcttttgggggcaagtcaggccacacccggtggcgctcaatggttactcctggttctgcactcagaaatcacttttggcagactctgaggaccatatgggatgctgggatttgaaccaccattcttctatatgcaaggcaaacaccctacctccatgctatctcttcggcccctcaatattattaaaaaattttttcatctCAGGATAAGTGAATGTATTTCTTAAAGACTTTTCCACTACAACTCATTTATAAATGTATGCTAGAGGTGATGGCTGCCTTTGAACCAGTTACACCAGTGCCTTCATCTCAGTTTTGTGGAGTAGATGAACAAAGTGATTGTCCAAACAGAGTGACCTGAGCAGCCCAAACATGAGGGTGTTTGGCTTCTTATTAGTATAGCAATAGCTCACCCCTTGTTCCTGAAAATCTGGGCCACTGTTcacaaattaatatataaattaagaacaaggactaaaatatttacatatcagTGATAATAAGGTGATTAATGatttgaaaatacttttaatatatagCTTGGAAGTTATGACAAACTACTTTTTTAGGCCCTAGaaagttttctttcaaaaaaacttTTTCTTCAATTGACTATACATTTGTAGCCCTCATTGTCTAAACTAGTCTACACTTCTTTTACCCAGGAGATTGTCCCAACATGTGGGTTTATATTAGTGGGAAAATTTCTCAGACACtatcataatatgatcttatattttttattaaattttaaaatgttaatgagtGTTTATTATTGTAATGGTCCACTTTGTTTCTTTTAAGTAAAACGTATATAGTAAACCAAAAACAGATAAAATGATTCAGTGggaaactaaaaatattaaaagttcctttttatttttccgtCTACTTTTGACTAGCTGAAAGAGTAAAaattttgtaaagttttgtcaaaCCTTCAATATTATCTAGTCTTGGCTGACACTGTTCAATCCCAACCACCATATATGGCCTCTTTAATACAGCCaataatgattcctgagcacagtcagcaaTAACGCTAAGCTCCTGGtcccaaataaagatatatatgtataaatgaataaatacttaatatatatGACTAGATgataattttattgttaaagGTAGTAATTTTATATGACCCTATCTTTGACTTGTCTCCTCTACACTACAATattcaggatttttgtttgtttgtttgtttgttttggccacatcaggaagcactcaggggttattcctggctctcactcagatcactcctggctccgaggaccatatgggatggtgcgGAACAAACCcacattcgtcctgggtcagctgcatgcaaggccaacaccctactgctcccACTCCGGCCCTTCAggattttttaatattacatatatattcttctgtttttatttatgtattttatttatctgttttagGTTTCCTTTTCCATAGTACCCTTTATGATATTTGTACTCACAGAATTCCACAGCTACTTTTCTTCTCTACTTATCTATATGTACTTaataaatattcacaaaaataataaattcaattttGTGTTTAGAATGTATAGCTCAACAATATTGTGACAAATAAGCACCTGTATGTTTAATTAAATTAGATGTAAATTAGATGGAATTATACTTCTCACTCTTGCTTGTTAGACTAAGATCCAATTCCAAATCCAACATCTATTGCTCTATATTCACAATTGAGAATAATCTATATTACATCTTTATTTATCTCTaccttgaatttttaaaataagtgttattttatattttctttgttgtt from Suncus etruscus isolate mSunEtr1 chromosome 11, mSunEtr1.pri.cur, whole genome shotgun sequence harbors:
- the LOC126023012 gene encoding olfactory receptor 6C2-like → MRNHTAITTFILLGLTDDPQMQILLFVFLLIAYMLSITGNLIIILLTTVDARLKTPMYYFLKNFSFLEMLFTSVAIPQFLYSLATGDRTINFYACACQLFFAYLFGVTEFFLLATMSYDRYVAICKPLHYMTIMNHRLCQQLLSFCWVITILILVPLVSLVMGLEFCDCNVIDHFACDANAIISISCSDTNFIEKLIIICAAFILIVTLMFVVWSYTCIIQTILRFPSAKQRQKAFSTCSSHMIVVSITYGSLIFIYIKPTTKDEMNLNKGIILLVTSISPMINPFIYSLRNQQVIQALNDLVKKLLSRN